A stretch of the Sphingobacterium thalpophilum genome encodes the following:
- a CDS encoding FUSC family protein produces the protein MRNLILRYTLHSDFIIYTIRVLIGFLLGYILFVSFPEYSVSWTLISIILVISPQENESQKIAIDRAKSNFIGSAIGLTLYFVPISQLYAMIIGIIASLIICKTLNIMAVARTSMVALIIVYLHEQESRSYFAALDRFGCVCVGCLIGLAVILSTRNIIIQLRNRYNC, from the coding sequence ATGCGTAATCTCATTCTGCGGTACACATTACATTCAGACTTCATCATCTATACTATACGGGTGCTCATCGGTTTCTTACTGGGCTACATTCTTTTTGTGTCATTTCCAGAATATTCCGTTTCATGGACCCTTATCTCCATCATCTTGGTGATCTCTCCTCAGGAGAACGAATCCCAGAAAATTGCGATCGATCGGGCTAAATCTAATTTTATTGGATCAGCTATCGGCCTTACCTTATATTTTGTTCCTATTTCGCAGCTATATGCCATGATCATCGGCATTATCGCTTCGTTAATCATATGTAAAACACTTAATATCATGGCGGTAGCTCGCACATCCATGGTTGCACTGATTATAGTCTATCTGCACGAGCAGGAAAGCCGATCATATTTTGCTGCTTTAGATAGATTCGGCTGTGTATGCGTTGGTTGTCTCATCGGACTGGCAGTCATCCTTTCGACGCGAAATATTATCATACAGCTCAGAAATAGATATAATTGTTGA
- a CDS encoding FAD-binding and (Fe-S)-binding domain-containing protein — MKDNNQLALLATQLKGELYYRDTASDQTMLLAYSTDASVYQEKPLAVAIPSDINDLKYLIDFARKYQTTLIPRTAGTSLAGQVVGNGIVVDISRHFNRILELNVEEKWVRVQPGVIRDDLNNYLRPFGLMFGPETSTASRAMVGGMIGNNSSGLHSIVWGDTRHNLISAHVILDDKSEAVFEQLNEATFFKKLLQSGREGDIYRQLNELLTNEQNRADINSGYPKRSITRRNTGYALDILSDQSRPFNLCNLLAGSEGTLAIVTEAKLRLMPLPPQELGLLCVHFADMVECMQGNIVALNHRPEASELVDKYILDFTVGHPTYKYNRFFIEGDPQALLIVEFRGRDANEAAAKAMALKAELIAKGLGYAYPYITGAEETNMVWDVRKAGLGLIRNLPGDSQPVNLIEDCAVSPEDLPAYVSDIQQLLKEEGVHASYYAHAGAGELHIEPFVNLKTEAGKRTFRSILEKTSSLVLKYNGSLSGEHGDGRLRGEFIGKVLGEKVYKLLEKVKFIFDPNGIFNADKIVNTPPMDANLRYDNNHNRAEIKTYFDFSKEESILRLAEKCSGSGDCRKSEITGGTMCPSFMATRDEKDTTRARANILRQFLTNSTQRNRFDHEEIKEVMDLCLSCKGCKTECPSSVDVAKMKAEFLQHYYDVHGASIRARLIANFTDSQRLGSLVAPLYNFVINNRFLSGLVKRAVGFAPKRSLPMVNGTALSHWVKKQRSGSMGGKRKVYLFSDEFTEYNDAEIGITAYKLLTALGYEVVIPNHVQSGRTFLSKGFVKEAKKIAHKNVMFLKDLITDETPLLGIEPSGIITFRDEYLSLVDKDMQQDAQRLAKNALMIDEFLLAEIKAGRIHQEQFTVASRKIKLHGHCYQKAFHLVAVTEQVLSFPSNYSVEVIPSGCCGMAGSFGYEAEHYDVSMKVAELVLLPAVRNTDEQTLIAAAGTSCRHQIKDGTGRKSLHPVEILYDALLK; from the coding sequence GTGAAAGATAACAATCAATTAGCCTTATTGGCAACTCAACTGAAAGGCGAGTTGTATTATCGTGATACCGCTTCAGACCAGACGATGTTGCTAGCATATTCGACGGACGCTTCTGTTTATCAAGAAAAGCCATTGGCGGTGGCCATTCCTTCTGATATCAATGATCTCAAGTATCTAATTGATTTTGCACGGAAATACCAGACGACTTTGATTCCGCGTACAGCTGGTACTTCCCTGGCCGGACAAGTTGTGGGAAACGGTATCGTCGTCGATATCTCTCGCCACTTCAATCGCATTTTGGAGCTGAATGTAGAAGAAAAGTGGGTACGTGTACAACCTGGTGTCATACGCGATGACCTGAATAATTACCTCAGGCCATTCGGACTGATGTTCGGACCCGAGACTTCGACAGCCAGCCGGGCCATGGTAGGTGGAATGATAGGTAATAATTCGTCGGGTCTGCATTCGATCGTATGGGGTGACACTCGGCACAATCTGATTTCGGCCCATGTGATTCTGGATGATAAATCTGAGGCCGTTTTTGAACAATTGAACGAAGCTACTTTTTTTAAAAAGCTATTACAGTCTGGTCGTGAAGGCGATATCTATCGACAGTTGAATGAGCTCTTGACAAATGAGCAAAACCGGGCTGATATTAATTCTGGTTATCCCAAACGGTCTATTACACGTCGTAATACGGGATACGCTCTCGACATCCTCAGCGACCAGTCCCGGCCGTTTAATTTGTGCAATCTCCTTGCCGGCTCCGAGGGTACGCTTGCTATTGTAACGGAGGCCAAACTGAGGTTAATGCCGTTGCCGCCTCAGGAGCTCGGTCTGCTATGTGTGCATTTTGCGGATATGGTTGAGTGTATGCAAGGTAATATTGTAGCTTTAAACCATCGGCCGGAGGCCTCCGAACTGGTTGACAAATATATCTTGGATTTTACGGTAGGGCACCCAACCTATAAATATAACCGTTTTTTTATTGAGGGTGACCCACAGGCGCTATTGATTGTCGAATTCCGTGGACGCGACGCTAACGAGGCTGCGGCGAAGGCAATGGCCTTGAAGGCGGAACTTATAGCAAAAGGCTTAGGCTATGCTTATCCTTATATTACAGGAGCTGAAGAGACAAATATGGTCTGGGATGTTCGAAAAGCAGGACTTGGACTTATCCGTAACCTTCCCGGGGATAGCCAGCCGGTCAATTTGATCGAAGACTGCGCGGTGTCGCCTGAAGATTTACCTGCTTATGTCAGCGATATCCAGCAACTACTAAAAGAGGAGGGAGTACATGCCTCTTATTATGCTCATGCTGGCGCTGGCGAGCTCCATATTGAACCTTTTGTAAACCTGAAGACAGAAGCTGGTAAACGTACTTTCCGTTCTATACTTGAAAAGACCAGCAGTCTTGTGTTAAAATATAATGGATCACTTAGTGGCGAGCATGGTGATGGACGTCTGCGTGGAGAATTTATTGGGAAAGTGCTTGGAGAGAAGGTGTATAAACTTCTGGAAAAAGTAAAATTTATCTTCGATCCCAATGGAATATTTAACGCCGATAAGATCGTGAATACCCCCCCAATGGATGCTAATTTGCGGTATGATAACAATCACAACCGAGCAGAGATCAAGACTTATTTTGATTTCTCCAAAGAGGAGTCGATCCTGCGCCTGGCAGAAAAGTGTTCAGGCTCGGGAGATTGCCGGAAAAGTGAAATTACTGGTGGTACTATGTGTCCCTCTTTTATGGCTACACGGGATGAGAAGGATACAACAAGGGCCAGAGCCAATATCCTGCGACAATTTCTGACTAATTCAACCCAAAGGAACCGTTTTGATCATGAAGAAATCAAGGAGGTGATGGATCTTTGCTTAAGCTGCAAAGGTTGTAAAACGGAATGTCCATCGAGTGTGGACGTAGCCAAAATGAAGGCAGAATTCTTACAGCATTATTACGATGTGCATGGGGCCAGTATCCGGGCAAGACTGATCGCTAACTTCACGGATTCCCAAAGATTGGGGTCACTTGTCGCTCCCCTATACAATTTCGTTATAAACAACAGGTTTTTGTCCGGCTTGGTAAAGAGGGCAGTAGGTTTTGCCCCTAAACGTTCGCTGCCTATGGTCAATGGTACCGCATTAAGCCACTGGGTAAAAAAGCAGCGCTCAGGCTCCATGGGTGGTAAGCGAAAAGTATATCTTTTTTCTGACGAGTTTACCGAATATAATGACGCTGAAATTGGCATTACTGCTTATAAATTACTTACTGCCTTAGGCTATGAAGTCGTGATTCCAAACCATGTCCAGAGCGGCCGTACTTTTTTATCTAAAGGTTTTGTAAAGGAGGCAAAGAAGATTGCACATAAAAATGTCATGTTTTTAAAAGATCTAATCACGGATGAAACGCCACTGCTGGGCATTGAACCCTCGGGTATTATCACATTTAGGGATGAATACTTAAGCTTAGTGGACAAGGATATGCAACAAGATGCGCAGCGGCTTGCGAAAAACGCCTTAATGATCGATGAATTTCTGCTCGCCGAAATAAAAGCTGGCCGGATTCATCAAGAGCAGTTTACGGTAGCCAGCCGCAAGATTAAATTGCATGGACATTGTTACCAGAAAGCTTTCCATTTGGTCGCAGTGACTGAACAGGTGCTTTCTTTTCCGTCGAATTACAGTGTGGAGGTCATTCCATCTGGATGTTGCGGTATGGCCGGATCGTTCGGTTACGAAGCCGAACATTACGATGTTTCCATGAAAGTGGCAGAATTGGTACTGCTGCCCGCAGTGCGAAATACAGATGAGCAAACTTTGATTGCCGCAGCTGGGACTTCATGCAGGCACCAGATTAAAGATGGTACAGGCAGAAAGTCTTTGCATCCCGTAGAAATTTTGTACGATGCTTTATTGAAATAA
- a CDS encoding 5'-nucleotidase C-terminal domain-containing protein — translation MNLSKQIAFIGSIGIISVLMASSCSKQLYPTQKDFRQYSINSEVQADPTVVSIYEPFKQKMEAEMNRVIGHAGKALTKDKTPETLMGNFFCEALLWMSDHFAHNPADLAFATKGGIRNDLKAGDITVGHIFEVMPFENTLTVIELKGSQIRQLADYIAKTHGQPIAGMTLMISANGAQDIKIKGQAIDDNKLYKLVTYDYLANGGDNLTLLTQSVSRINYPQRMREGLIEYVSQLTKEGKEVNAVLDGRIKIN, via the coding sequence ATGAATTTATCAAAACAAATTGCCTTTATAGGTAGTATCGGGATTATCTCAGTTTTGATGGCCTCAAGCTGCTCAAAACAGCTTTATCCTACGCAAAAAGATTTTCGGCAATACTCCATCAATAGCGAGGTGCAAGCAGATCCCACAGTGGTATCGATATATGAGCCTTTTAAACAAAAAATGGAAGCTGAGATGAACCGTGTCATCGGTCACGCAGGTAAAGCGCTGACAAAAGACAAAACTCCCGAAACCTTGATGGGAAACTTCTTCTGTGAAGCATTGTTATGGATGAGTGATCACTTTGCACACAATCCGGCTGATCTGGCTTTTGCAACCAAAGGCGGAATCCGTAATGATCTTAAAGCTGGCGACATTACGGTTGGACATATCTTTGAAGTAATGCCGTTCGAAAATACGCTGACGGTCATTGAGCTAAAAGGAAGCCAAATACGTCAACTTGCTGACTATATCGCAAAGACACATGGACAGCCTATAGCGGGTATGACGTTGATGATCTCAGCTAACGGGGCGCAGGATATCAAAATCAAAGGGCAAGCTATCGATGATAATAAGCTATACAAGCTGGTAACCTATGATTACCTTGCCAACGGTGGTGACAACCTTACCCTGTTGACGCAATCAGTGTCACGGATAAACTATCCACAGCGGATGCGCGAAGGACTGATCGAATATGTGAGTCAATTAACGAAAGAAGGTAAAGAAGTAAATGCGGTATTAGATGGAAGAATTAAAATCAATTAA
- a CDS encoding bifunctional metallophosphatase/5'-nucleotidase — MEELKSINRRAFIKQAGALSTALALSSLPFDTEARSKKIRLTILHTNDVHSRIEPFPMDGGKYQGLGGVARRSTLINKIRNEEEHLLLLDAGDMFQGTPYFNLFGGKLELDLMSKLGYDAGTFGNHEFDNGLDGLVKYLDHAKFPFLTANYDFKGTVLEGKTQDYTIFHKGGIKIGVFGLGVDIEGLVDPNNYKGMKYLDPIAVSNKIVKILKEKHHCDLIVCLSHLGYKYENDKVSDLILAAKTADIDLIIGGHTHTFLKEPTLVTNLKGAQTVVNQVGFAGINLGRIDFILEAGSRKKQMVATTYQVDPTIQDTLLA; from the coding sequence ATGGAAGAATTAAAATCAATTAATCGAAGAGCGTTTATTAAGCAGGCTGGCGCTCTGTCTACGGCTCTTGCATTGAGCTCGCTGCCTTTCGATACGGAGGCCAGAAGTAAAAAAATAAGGCTGACCATTTTGCATACCAACGATGTGCACAGCCGAATCGAGCCCTTTCCTATGGACGGCGGCAAATATCAGGGTTTGGGCGGTGTGGCACGGCGTAGCACATTGATCAATAAAATACGCAATGAAGAAGAGCATCTGCTATTGCTGGATGCAGGAGATATGTTCCAGGGAACCCCATATTTTAATCTGTTCGGTGGAAAATTAGAGCTGGACCTGATGAGCAAACTGGGCTATGACGCCGGCACATTTGGCAATCACGAGTTTGACAACGGGCTGGATGGACTCGTAAAATATCTGGACCATGCCAAGTTTCCTTTCCTTACCGCAAATTACGATTTTAAAGGCACGGTGCTCGAAGGAAAAACCCAGGATTATACGATATTCCATAAGGGAGGGATCAAAATCGGAGTATTTGGTCTCGGGGTGGATATTGAAGGTTTGGTGGACCCCAACAACTATAAGGGGATGAAGTATTTAGACCCTATAGCGGTATCTAACAAAATCGTCAAAATCCTGAAAGAAAAGCATCATTGTGACCTTATCGTCTGTCTGTCGCATCTAGGTTACAAGTATGAAAATGACAAGGTCTCGGACCTGATACTGGCAGCCAAAACAGCAGATATTGACTTAATCATCGGCGGGCACACACACACTTTCCTTAAAGAACCAACGTTGGTCACTAATCTCAAAGGCGCACAGACTGTCGTTAACCAAGTGGGCTTCGCTGGTATCAACTTGGGACGTATTGACTTTATTTTGGAGGCTGGGTCCCGTAAAAAACAGATGGTAGCCACTACATATCAGGTTGATCCAACAATACAGGATACGCTGCTGGCATAG
- a CDS encoding efflux RND transporter periplasmic adaptor subunit has protein sequence MKRVFMLMSLAALLCQIGCTSKKEEKEEKEKFNVTSAVEMDTIIRKDFVSQIRSFRNIELRAQEKGYLEQIFVDEGQFVRKGQLLFRIMPKMYEAEYRKSLAEVNVADIEVQNTKTLADKNVVSPNELAMAKAKLEQAKAAAAIAKLHLSFTEIRAPFDGTIDRIPLKLGSLVDEGELLTSLSDNSQMLVYFNVSEPEYLSYQTNVSKRGDTHVSLQLANNELFTEQGLVETIESEFDSETGNIAFRARFPNPNRLLRHGESGKVVMSFPLKQALIIPQKATYELQDRKYVYIVDKDGKLKARHITIGNSLPDLYIVTGGLEKEDRFLLDGIQKAKEDEKISYNFVQPRNAISDLKLKTE, from the coding sequence ATGAAAAGAGTATTTATGCTCATGAGTTTGGCTGCTTTGCTATGCCAAATTGGGTGCACTTCCAAGAAGGAAGAAAAAGAAGAAAAGGAAAAATTTAATGTGACATCGGCAGTTGAAATGGATACCATCATCCGGAAAGACTTTGTGTCTCAGATCCGGTCGTTCCGGAATATTGAACTGCGTGCACAGGAAAAAGGTTATCTGGAGCAGATTTTCGTGGATGAAGGCCAATTTGTACGTAAAGGCCAACTTTTATTTCGCATCATGCCTAAGATGTACGAGGCGGAATATAGAAAATCGCTGGCAGAGGTCAATGTAGCAGATATCGAGGTTCAGAACACAAAGACTCTTGCCGACAAAAATGTCGTTTCCCCAAATGAACTGGCAATGGCCAAAGCCAAGCTTGAGCAAGCGAAAGCTGCTGCTGCCATTGCCAAGCTACATCTTTCTTTTACAGAAATACGGGCTCCATTTGATGGCACGATCGACCGGATACCATTGAAACTGGGCAGTCTGGTTGACGAAGGCGAGCTGCTGACAAGTCTGTCTGACAACAGTCAAATGCTTGTGTATTTTAATGTGTCAGAACCCGAATATCTTAGTTACCAAACAAATGTCAGTAAACGTGGCGACACTCATGTATCGTTACAACTTGCCAACAATGAGCTGTTTACCGAACAGGGTTTGGTCGAGACTATTGAAAGTGAATTTGACAGCGAAACGGGTAACATTGCATTTCGAGCACGGTTTCCGAATCCCAACCGGCTTCTCAGACATGGCGAAAGCGGTAAAGTCGTAATGAGCTTTCCGTTAAAACAGGCGTTGATCATTCCGCAGAAAGCAACCTATGAATTGCAGGACCGCAAGTATGTCTACATAGTGGACAAAGACGGGAAACTTAAAGCACGACATATAACCATCGGCAATTCACTGCCCGACCTTTATATAGTAACGGGCGGACTTGAGAAGGAAGATAGATTTCTACTTGATGGTATCCAGAAAGCAAAAGAGGATGAGAAGATCTCCTATAATTTTGTGCAGCCTAGAAATGCTATCTCTGATTTGAAGTTAAAAACTGAATAA
- a CDS encoding Lrp/AsnC family transcriptional regulator yields MTKVEYNLDQVDYKILRLMQDNGRINNADIARELGMAPSAILERVKKLEQKDVILKYSARINPAAVDQKLLSFIFIKANDIIGEQRVGLALAEIPEVQEVHDIAGDDGYLIKVRTADSTGLVDLMRNTLSKIEGIISTRTTIVLQTVKEDQQVVIPE; encoded by the coding sequence ATGACAAAGGTAGAATATAATTTGGATCAAGTTGATTACAAAATTCTGCGTTTAATGCAGGATAACGGACGAATCAACAACGCTGACATTGCGAGAGAACTTGGAATGGCCCCTTCTGCTATATTAGAGCGAGTGAAAAAGCTTGAACAGAAGGATGTTATATTAAAGTACAGTGCGAGGATCAATCCGGCAGCGGTCGATCAAAAACTGTTGTCGTTTATATTTATCAAAGCCAATGATATTATCGGGGAGCAACGCGTGGGCCTGGCACTCGCTGAAATCCCTGAGGTACAAGAAGTTCATGATATCGCCGGCGACGATGGTTATCTTATTAAAGTGAGAACCGCCGATTCAACAGGCTTAGTGGATTTGATGCGAAACACTTTGAGTAAAATTGAGGGAATTATTTCTACTCGTACTACCATCGTACTTCAAACAGTAAAAGAAGATCAGCAGGTTGTTATACCTGAATAA
- a CDS encoding DUF763 domain-containing protein, translated as MKRSGTADLPLHYGKVPPWLYERMSALGRSIIEVILSDYGKEEVLRRLADPFWFQSFGAVLGMDWHSSGITTSVMGALKRAINPDSQTFGLYICGGKGKASRETPQELVDLAHRKGLDGTALTRASRLVAKVDSTAIQDGYQLYLHNFIVADNGCWAVVQQGMHERDGTARRYHWHSEKIKSFIEEPHAGINGRSQGIILNLTDSAAAPNRKGIMRLVSDESALRPTDLPKLIMPKHHDVRASDVNLKRLGAMLYIARENQLQQFEDLLLLKGMGPRALQSLALVSEVIHGAPARFMDPARFSFAHGGKDGHPFPVPLDIYDKSIQMLQRGIEKSKLGNQEKLRSINKLHQIVLQTEPDFTPQFDIQQVIEEERRNSWQYRGRTVYGSVNPPAGNVAASGTQLSLF; from the coding sequence ATGAAGCGTTCCGGTACAGCAGATTTGCCTTTACATTATGGGAAAGTACCTCCTTGGCTTTACGAGCGCATGAGCGCTTTAGGTCGTTCAATTATTGAGGTTATTCTTTCGGATTATGGTAAGGAGGAAGTTTTGAGGCGGCTGGCAGATCCATTTTGGTTCCAGAGTTTTGGAGCAGTTTTAGGGATGGACTGGCACTCATCGGGGATTACGACATCGGTGATGGGGGCACTAAAACGCGCCATCAATCCGGACTCACAGACCTTTGGTCTATATATATGTGGAGGCAAGGGCAAGGCATCGAGGGAAACGCCACAAGAACTGGTTGATCTGGCTCACAGAAAGGGGCTGGATGGCACAGCGCTGACTAGGGCGAGCAGACTGGTTGCTAAAGTGGACAGTACAGCGATCCAAGACGGGTATCAATTGTATTTGCACAACTTTATTGTGGCCGACAATGGCTGTTGGGCTGTGGTCCAGCAGGGCATGCACGAGCGTGATGGGACAGCGAGGAGGTATCATTGGCATTCAGAGAAGATAAAATCCTTTATTGAGGAACCGCATGCGGGTATCAACGGACGTTCACAGGGCATTATTTTGAATCTGACCGATTCTGCAGCAGCTCCAAACAGGAAGGGCATTATGCGGCTTGTTAGTGACGAATCGGCGTTGAGGCCTACTGATCTCCCTAAATTGATTATGCCTAAGCACCACGACGTGCGTGCATCAGATGTGAATTTAAAACGATTGGGAGCAATGCTTTACATTGCGCGTGAAAACCAGCTGCAGCAATTTGAAGATCTATTGTTGTTGAAAGGCATGGGACCGCGTGCCTTGCAGTCGCTCGCGTTAGTGAGTGAAGTCATTCACGGCGCTCCCGCTCGGTTTATGGATCCCGCGCGTTTCTCTTTTGCACATGGCGGAAAAGATGGGCATCCTTTTCCTGTTCCTCTTGATATATACGACAAAAGTATTCAGATGCTTCAGCGGGGAATCGAGAAATCAAAATTAGGAAATCAAGAGAAGCTCAGATCAATCAATAAGCTTCATCAGATCGTACTGCAAACTGAACCTGATTTTACGCCACAGTTTGACATCCAGCAGGTAATAGAAGAAGAGCGGCGGAATTCGTGGCAATATCGGGGACGTACAGTTTACGGATCTGTTAACCCGCCAGCTGGAAATGTGGCCGCAAGCGGGACACAGTTGTCTCTTTTTTAG
- a CDS encoding EamA family transporter: protein MVIIAYFIIYVVWGSTFFFIEKALHSFPPFILGSFRFITASAILMTICALKGYKLFNKRSILQAAFVGFLLLFIDMAGVIWAEQYVSGGIAAIIAAAAAIWFIILDKPKWKENFSSLTTVAGVVMGFLGVVMLFAEQIVASDNNANGTLRVIALCILVLGSIAWTVGSLVSKYFKKPAEGEKEDLHVMVKTAWQMVTAGILFNVTALLTGEYASFEVRNVAPVDWFNLGYLITFGSILAFSSYIWLLQVRPAMEVSTYAYVNPIIALILSHFFTSHAVTSLQIIGLTVILFSVLLMNWKAYRSKLADKNKNKKKLDGAMPDTPPNHADRRSLDHLPEAELVP, encoded by the coding sequence ATGGTTATTATTGCATATTTTATTATTTATGTGGTGTGGGGTTCAACGTTTTTCTTTATAGAAAAAGCCCTTCATAGTTTTCCACCGTTTATCTTAGGTTCATTCCGTTTTATAACTGCCAGTGCTATACTGATGACGATCTGCGCGCTAAAAGGTTATAAACTGTTTAATAAGCGCTCCATCCTGCAGGCGGCATTTGTTGGCTTCCTCCTCCTATTTATTGATATGGCTGGTGTGATCTGGGCAGAGCAATATGTTTCCGGCGGTATTGCGGCAATTATTGCAGCAGCGGCTGCCATTTGGTTTATTATCTTAGACAAACCAAAATGGAAAGAGAATTTCAGTAGCCTAACGACAGTCGCCGGCGTCGTTATGGGATTCCTGGGTGTTGTGATGTTGTTCGCCGAACAGATCGTCGCTTCCGACAATAATGCAAACGGCACTTTAAGAGTAATTGCGCTATGCATCCTTGTTCTGGGTTCTATTGCGTGGACGGTAGGGTCGCTGGTCTCCAAATATTTCAAGAAACCTGCAGAAGGAGAAAAAGAAGATTTACACGTCATGGTCAAAACGGCCTGGCAAATGGTTACAGCAGGTATCCTTTTTAATGTGACCGCCCTCCTTACGGGTGAATATGCATCGTTTGAGGTAAGAAATGTAGCGCCTGTGGACTGGTTTAATCTGGGTTACCTAATTACTTTCGGTTCTATCCTGGCCTTTAGCTCATACATCTGGCTTCTGCAAGTCAGACCGGCAATGGAGGTGAGTACATACGCCTATGTAAATCCCATCATTGCACTTATACTCAGTCACTTTTTCACCTCTCATGCGGTCACTTCATTACAGATAATCGGGCTAACCGTAATTTTATTCTCTGTATTGTTGATGAACTGGAAGGCATACCGTAGCAAATTGGCTGACAAAAACAAAAATAAGAAGAAGCTCGATGGAGCAATGCCGGACACTCCACCTAATCATGCTGATCGGAGATCTCTGGATCATCTTCCCGAAGCAGAGCTCGTGCCTTAG
- a CDS encoding MFS transporter — protein MKKIISIYLDSFKGLSQAAWLLAVVMLINRMGSMVIPFLGLYMTQVLHFNIKQIGIVLMSYGIGSVCGSYIGGWLTDRIGSFKVQFGSLVLAAPLFLLIPWFKEVQSLSAMIFTLSLIFDAFRPANSVSVASYAKPENITRAFSLNRLAINLGFSIGPAVAGFLATISFDWIFYGNSFAVMSAAIIFFMFFHKRQKRTVVKTNKEILSATDTVQSRNPYTDIPFILFNIFCCIFSFCFFQLITTLPLFYRQVHHLDDHQIGFLLGWSGFVIVLLEMFVVHIAEKRFSLISTLVFGTFLCASSYAMLNYMGGLGWLYFTFLIFGLGEMLTLPFMATVSVNRSTPKTQGAYMGFNSLAFSAANIFSPILGTSIVDSFGFTTLWWATALTLSLTALGFYVVLKWMR, from the coding sequence ATGAAGAAAATTATATCCATTTATCTAGACTCCTTTAAAGGACTCTCACAGGCAGCCTGGCTTTTGGCTGTTGTTATGCTGATCAACAGAATGGGGAGTATGGTTATCCCTTTTTTGGGTTTATATATGACGCAGGTCCTTCATTTTAACATCAAGCAGATCGGAATAGTTCTGATGAGTTACGGCATCGGTTCCGTATGTGGGTCCTATATCGGTGGTTGGCTTACCGATCGCATTGGCAGCTTTAAGGTACAGTTTGGTAGCTTGGTGCTGGCTGCCCCACTGTTCCTGTTGATTCCCTGGTTTAAGGAGGTTCAGTCCTTATCGGCAATGATTTTCACGCTCAGCCTTATATTTGACGCATTCAGGCCAGCGAATTCTGTATCTGTCGCAAGCTACGCCAAACCAGAAAATATTACACGTGCATTCTCCCTAAACCGTCTGGCGATAAACTTGGGATTTTCCATTGGCCCGGCAGTTGCGGGATTTCTCGCTACCATCTCGTTCGACTGGATCTTCTATGGAAATTCCTTTGCCGTTATGTCCGCCGCAATTATTTTCTTTATGTTTTTCCATAAAAGACAGAAACGGACAGTCGTCAAAACAAACAAGGAAATACTGTCAGCGACTGATACCGTGCAGAGCAGAAACCCCTATACCGACATCCCATTTATCCTGTTTAACATTTTCTGTTGCATCTTCTCGTTCTGCTTCTTTCAGCTTATTACAACATTACCATTGTTTTATAGACAGGTGCATCATTTAGATGATCATCAGATTGGCTTTCTGTTGGGCTGGAGTGGCTTTGTGATCGTACTTTTGGAAATGTTCGTGGTTCACATCGCCGAAAAAAGATTCTCTCTGATCAGTACACTGGTATTCGGAACATTTTTATGTGCAAGTTCGTATGCCATGCTTAATTATATGGGTGGGCTGGGCTGGCTATATTTTACATTTCTTATTTTTGGTCTTGGCGAAATGCTTACCCTGCCTTTTATGGCGACGGTCTCGGTCAACCGGTCTACCCCAAAAACGCAGGGAGCATATATGGGATTCAATTCATTGGCATTCTCTGCTGCAAACATCTTCTCTCCGATCCTTGGCACTTCAATTGTAGATTCCTTTGGCTTCACTACCCTCTGGTGGGCAACTGCACTTACCTTATCACTGACAGCCTTGGGTTTCTACGTGGTATTGAAATGGATGCGATAA